Proteins from a single region of Gossypium arboreum isolate Shixiya-1 chromosome 1, ASM2569848v2, whole genome shotgun sequence:
- the LOC108480297 gene encoding telomere repeat-binding protein 5-like isoform X1, producing the protein MELQKRLDYGFNGYQVPATPRATRSARKRVPFKKRVEDNRISAFDLLATVAGKLLLDKESTPVFSNTSSAEDPSKVEKNTVKEERRDGSQSSKLETCDQYSNDREFIVSQLVSQTNDLRSCSFRESPSLKNDTHFGLTSVVTTSDCSERSGVLKLMNGKIKNETGCLPCKVETGPFLCGASGGRIKLEFENKGPIHEELDRTDKLSIREVADTCPLEDPVVVDGKPPLLVSSDSSGKTHSYGFNNYLSSFPGKRDDLKVVSRDDDEKSSRCTYLGPIKKPFRPTPLIGDRRIRKTMTSKYLKVAPRLNDVTLSNSDENLKSAYCDRSAYKRIRSERNYPFKKRKFLHYSSVSNSDGGISSEGISDSPEQSINGNASGVYPKMRGVTGESPSLADQRKSFHSRDSHGMRAFDGVIHMYCFHLLTFKEVLISKYLSFYSVKFRIKSFRVPELFIEIPESATIGSLKRTVMEAVTAILGGGLRIGVLLQGKKVRDDNKTLLQTGISRDNQMDALGFSLEPNPSQIFPSHCPGGSPLTFPCDTPLPLARYPATPGLVARVTHDPSHEPHMPNLGHFVESDHDSAPSPTDMSLDKSTTDSKALVAVPAISVEALDVVPAHRKSKRSEVVQRRIRRPFSVAEVEALVQAVEKLGTGRWRDVKLRAFDNAKHRTYVDLKDKWKTLVHTARISPQQRRGEPVPQELLDRVLTAHAYWSQQQAKQQLKQQQQPESCLLLYNSNSKS; encoded by the exons ATGGAGTTGCAGAAGAGGTTAGATTATGGATTCAATGGCTATCAGGTGCCTGCTACTCCACGAGCAACCAGATCAGCCagg AAAAGGGTTCCATTTAAAAAGAGAGTTGAAGACAACCGAATAAGTGCTTTCGACTTACTGGCCACCGTAGCTGGGAAGTTATTACTAGATAAAGAAAGTACTCCTGTCTTTAGTAATACGTCAAGTGCTGAAGATCCGTCTAAAGTTGAAAAGAATACTGTTAAAGAAGAAAGGCGGGATGGAAGCCAGTCATCGAAGCTAGAAACATGCGATCAATACAGCAATGATAGGGAATTCATAGTTTCTCAACTTGTCTCACAAACTAATGACCTCAGAAGCTGTAGTTTTAGAGAATCACCGAGCCTTAAAAATGACACCCATTTTGGACTTACCTCTGTTGTAACAACTTCTGATTGCTCAGAAAGATCTGGTGTTCTGAAGTTAATGAATGGCAAAATCAAGAATGAAACGGGATGTTTGCCTTGTAAGGTAGAGACTGGTCCCTTTCTGTGCGGGGCTTCTGGTGGTCGTATTAAACTAGAGTTTGAAAATAAAGGGCCTATACATGAGGAGCTGGATCGAACTGATAAGTTATCTATTAGAGAAGTGGCTGATACATGCCCCTTAGAGGATCCTGTAGTTGTGGATGGTAAACCTCCTCTTCTAGTTAGTTCAGATAGTAGTGGCAAGACACATTCATATGGGTTCAATAATTACCTTAGCTCTTTTCCCGGTAAGCGAGATGATTTAAAGGTAGTTAGTAGAGATGATGATGAAAAATCTTCAAGGTGTACTTACCTTGGCCCCATAAAGAAACCATTTAGGCCAACACCACTCATTGGAGACCGAAGAATAAGGAAGACAATGACTTCTAAATACTTGAAAGTTGCTCCGAGATTGAATGATGTGACACTATCCAATTCTG ATGAGAATTTGAAATCTGCTTACTGCGATAGGAGTGCTTACAAGCGCATAAGATCCGAAAGGAACTATCCTTTCAAAAAAAGGAAGTTTTTACACTATAGCTCAGTATCAAATTCAGATGGAGGAATCAGCAGTGAGGGTATTTCCGATTCACCTGAGCAGAGCATCAATGGAAATGCTTCAGGCGTATATCCAAAGATGCGTGGAG TCACTGGAGAATCACCTTCCCTAGCGGACCAACGCAAATCATTCCACTCTAGGGATTCTCACGGTATGAGAGCCTTTGATGGAGTGATTCATATGTACTGTTTTCACTTATTGACGTTCAAAGAGGTTCTTATATCAAAATATCTTTCCTTTTACTCAGTGAAGTTTAGGATCAAATCTTTCAGGGTGCCAGAATTGTTTATTGAAATTCCAGAATCTGCAACTATTGGTTCATTGAAG AGGACTGTTATGGAGGCAGTGACAGCGATACTCGGAGGTGGATTACGCATTGGTGTACTTCTTCAAGGAAAAAAGGTTAGAGATGACAATAAAACTCTGTTGCAAACGGGAATTTCTCGTGATAACCAGATGGATGCACTGGGTTTTAGCCTGGAGCCGAACCCTTCGCAAATCTTTCCATCGCACTGTCCTGGAGGTTCTCCCTTGACGTTTCCCTGTGACACACCTCTACCTTTAGCTAG GTATCCAGCAACTCCTGGTTTAGTTGCTCGGGTTACACATGATCCTTCACATGAGCCTCACATGCCTAATTTGGGCCACTTTGTTGAAAGCGATCATGATTCTGCACCCTCGCCTACAGATATGTCACTTGACAAAAGCACAACGGATTCTAAAGCCCTGGTAGCTGTACCAGCGATTAGTGTGGAGGCGCTAGATGTGGTTCCAGCTCATAGGAAATCAAAGCGATCTGAAGTTGTGCAACGTAGAATTCGTCGACCTTTCTCTGTTGCTGAAGTTGAAGCCCTGGTTCAAGCTGTTGAGAAACTTGGAACTGGAAG GTGGCGTGATGTTAAGTTAAGAGCTTTTGATAACGCAAAGCACCGAACTTATGTAGATTTAAAG GATAAGTGGAAAACACTTGTTCATACAGCGAGAATATCGCCACAGCAAAGGCGGGGAGAACCGGTGCCTCAGGAGCTCCTGGACAGGGTCCTAACTGCGCATGCCTACTGGTCACAGCAGCAAGCCAAGCAACAACTGAAGCAGCAACAGCAGCCTGAGAGCTGCCTTCTCCTTTATAACTCAAACAGTAAGAGCTAG
- the LOC108480297 gene encoding telomere repeat-binding protein 5-like isoform X2, translating into MELQKRLDYGFNGYQVPATPRATRSARKRVPFKKRVEDNRISAFDLLATVAGKLLLDKESTPVFSNTSSAEDPSKVEKNTVKEERRDGSQSSKLETCDQYSNDREFIVSQLVSQTNDLRSCSFRESPSLKNDTHFGLTSVVTTSDCSERSGVLKLMNGKIKNETGCLPCKVETGPFLCGASGGRIKLEFENKGPIHEELDRTDKLSIREVADTCPLEDPVVVDGKPPLLVSSDSSGKTHSYGFNNYLSSFPGKRDDLKVVSRDDDEKSSRCTYLGPIKKPFRPTPLIGDRRIRKTMTSKYLKVAPRLNDVTLSNSDENLKSAYCDRSAYKRIRSERNYPFKKRKFLHYSSVSNSDGGISSEGISDSPEQSINGNASGVYPKMRGVTGESPSLADQRKSFHSRDSHVKFRIKSFRVPELFIEIPESATIGSLKRTVMEAVTAILGGGLRIGVLLQGKKVRDDNKTLLQTGISRDNQMDALGFSLEPNPSQIFPSHCPGGSPLTFPCDTPLPLARYPATPGLVARVTHDPSHEPHMPNLGHFVESDHDSAPSPTDMSLDKSTTDSKALVAVPAISVEALDVVPAHRKSKRSEVVQRRIRRPFSVAEVEALVQAVEKLGTGRWRDVKLRAFDNAKHRTYVDLKDKWKTLVHTARISPQQRRGEPVPQELLDRVLTAHAYWSQQQAKQQLKQQQQPESCLLLYNSNSKS; encoded by the exons ATGGAGTTGCAGAAGAGGTTAGATTATGGATTCAATGGCTATCAGGTGCCTGCTACTCCACGAGCAACCAGATCAGCCagg AAAAGGGTTCCATTTAAAAAGAGAGTTGAAGACAACCGAATAAGTGCTTTCGACTTACTGGCCACCGTAGCTGGGAAGTTATTACTAGATAAAGAAAGTACTCCTGTCTTTAGTAATACGTCAAGTGCTGAAGATCCGTCTAAAGTTGAAAAGAATACTGTTAAAGAAGAAAGGCGGGATGGAAGCCAGTCATCGAAGCTAGAAACATGCGATCAATACAGCAATGATAGGGAATTCATAGTTTCTCAACTTGTCTCACAAACTAATGACCTCAGAAGCTGTAGTTTTAGAGAATCACCGAGCCTTAAAAATGACACCCATTTTGGACTTACCTCTGTTGTAACAACTTCTGATTGCTCAGAAAGATCTGGTGTTCTGAAGTTAATGAATGGCAAAATCAAGAATGAAACGGGATGTTTGCCTTGTAAGGTAGAGACTGGTCCCTTTCTGTGCGGGGCTTCTGGTGGTCGTATTAAACTAGAGTTTGAAAATAAAGGGCCTATACATGAGGAGCTGGATCGAACTGATAAGTTATCTATTAGAGAAGTGGCTGATACATGCCCCTTAGAGGATCCTGTAGTTGTGGATGGTAAACCTCCTCTTCTAGTTAGTTCAGATAGTAGTGGCAAGACACATTCATATGGGTTCAATAATTACCTTAGCTCTTTTCCCGGTAAGCGAGATGATTTAAAGGTAGTTAGTAGAGATGATGATGAAAAATCTTCAAGGTGTACTTACCTTGGCCCCATAAAGAAACCATTTAGGCCAACACCACTCATTGGAGACCGAAGAATAAGGAAGACAATGACTTCTAAATACTTGAAAGTTGCTCCGAGATTGAATGATGTGACACTATCCAATTCTG ATGAGAATTTGAAATCTGCTTACTGCGATAGGAGTGCTTACAAGCGCATAAGATCCGAAAGGAACTATCCTTTCAAAAAAAGGAAGTTTTTACACTATAGCTCAGTATCAAATTCAGATGGAGGAATCAGCAGTGAGGGTATTTCCGATTCACCTGAGCAGAGCATCAATGGAAATGCTTCAGGCGTATATCCAAAGATGCGTGGAG TCACTGGAGAATCACCTTCCCTAGCGGACCAACGCAAATCATTCCACTCTAGGGATTCTCACG TGAAGTTTAGGATCAAATCTTTCAGGGTGCCAGAATTGTTTATTGAAATTCCAGAATCTGCAACTATTGGTTCATTGAAG AGGACTGTTATGGAGGCAGTGACAGCGATACTCGGAGGTGGATTACGCATTGGTGTACTTCTTCAAGGAAAAAAGGTTAGAGATGACAATAAAACTCTGTTGCAAACGGGAATTTCTCGTGATAACCAGATGGATGCACTGGGTTTTAGCCTGGAGCCGAACCCTTCGCAAATCTTTCCATCGCACTGTCCTGGAGGTTCTCCCTTGACGTTTCCCTGTGACACACCTCTACCTTTAGCTAG GTATCCAGCAACTCCTGGTTTAGTTGCTCGGGTTACACATGATCCTTCACATGAGCCTCACATGCCTAATTTGGGCCACTTTGTTGAAAGCGATCATGATTCTGCACCCTCGCCTACAGATATGTCACTTGACAAAAGCACAACGGATTCTAAAGCCCTGGTAGCTGTACCAGCGATTAGTGTGGAGGCGCTAGATGTGGTTCCAGCTCATAGGAAATCAAAGCGATCTGAAGTTGTGCAACGTAGAATTCGTCGACCTTTCTCTGTTGCTGAAGTTGAAGCCCTGGTTCAAGCTGTTGAGAAACTTGGAACTGGAAG GTGGCGTGATGTTAAGTTAAGAGCTTTTGATAACGCAAAGCACCGAACTTATGTAGATTTAAAG GATAAGTGGAAAACACTTGTTCATACAGCGAGAATATCGCCACAGCAAAGGCGGGGAGAACCGGTGCCTCAGGAGCTCCTGGACAGGGTCCTAACTGCGCATGCCTACTGGTCACAGCAGCAAGCCAAGCAACAACTGAAGCAGCAACAGCAGCCTGAGAGCTGCCTTCTCCTTTATAACTCAAACAGTAAGAGCTAG